In the genome of Nitrospira japonica, one region contains:
- the trmD gene encoding tRNA (guanosine(37)-N1)-methyltransferase TrmD, producing the protein MRCNVITLFPEMIAPVVGASMLKRAQEKGLLTVQVHNLRDFTLDKHKVADDVPYGGGAGMVMKAEPILRAVEEIRAGYQRNGESIRLLFPSPQGRPFTQAYAKSLAEDSRPLVMLCGHYEGIDERVRVSLGPEEVSVGDYVLTGGELAALVLIDAAARLVPGVLGDPASNVEESFSESLLEYPHYTRPVEVRGMAVPEVLLSGHHEVIRRWRRKEALRTTYRHRPDLLRDRVLNQEDRQLLDDIIREGTPAMPVRCGEEG; encoded by the coding sequence ATGCGTTGTAACGTCATCACGCTGTTTCCGGAGATGATCGCCCCCGTCGTCGGCGCGAGCATGTTGAAGCGGGCGCAGGAGAAGGGGCTGTTGACCGTGCAGGTCCACAATCTGCGCGACTTTACGCTCGACAAACACAAGGTCGCGGACGACGTGCCGTACGGCGGCGGGGCCGGCATGGTCATGAAGGCCGAACCGATTTTGCGCGCGGTCGAGGAGATCCGGGCGGGCTATCAGCGGAATGGCGAGTCGATCCGGCTGCTGTTTCCGTCGCCGCAGGGCCGTCCGTTCACGCAGGCCTACGCGAAAAGCCTGGCCGAGGATTCGCGGCCGCTCGTGATGCTCTGCGGCCACTATGAAGGCATCGACGAGCGGGTCAGGGTGTCGCTCGGACCCGAGGAAGTGTCGGTGGGGGATTACGTGCTGACCGGCGGAGAACTGGCGGCGCTGGTGCTGATCGATGCGGCGGCGCGGTTGGTGCCGGGCGTCCTCGGGGATCCCGCCTCGAACGTGGAGGAATCGTTCAGCGAATCGCTGCTCGAGTATCCCCACTACACCAGACCGGTCGAGGTGCGGGGCATGGCCGTTCCGGAGGTGCTCCTGTCCGGTCACCATGAGGTGATTCGGCGCTGGCGGCGCAAGGAGGCGTTGCGCACGACCTACCGGCATCGGCCGGATCTGTTGAGGGATCGTGTATTGAATCAGGAAGATCGTCAATTGTTGGATGACATTATCCGAGAAGGCACGCCGGCGATGCCGGTTCGATGCGGGGAGGAGGGGTAA
- the rpsP gene encoding 30S ribosomal protein S16 — translation MAVHLRLTRTGRHKRPLYRVVAADSRKPRDGRFLEILGIFDPLKPAGLPELKQERVLRWLHQGAQPTVTVKTLLRRSGLWKQFETEKTAKKKEA, via the coding sequence GTGGCCGTTCATTTGCGATTGACGAGAACCGGGCGACATAAACGCCCCCTGTATCGGGTCGTGGCGGCGGATTCACGGAAGCCGCGCGACGGAAGGTTCCTGGAAATTTTGGGGATCTTCGATCCGCTCAAGCCGGCGGGATTGCCGGAACTCAAGCAGGAGCGCGTGCTCAGGTGGCTGCACCAGGGCGCCCAGCCCACGGTGACGGTCAAGACACTGTTGCGCCGGTCCGGGCTGTGGAAGCAGTTCGAAACCGAGAAGACGGCGAAGAAGAAAGAGGCATAA
- the rplS gene encoding 50S ribosomal protein L19 — protein MNQLERVQRSLTKKSMPHFEIGDTVRVHVKVIEGEKERIQVYEGAVIARKGTLNTEMFTVRKVSYGVGVERIFPVHSPIVTKIDVMRQGKVRRAKLYYLRGKKGKFSRVEDREFVAESKAQAPAARAEEPAGAKVESASPAHA, from the coding sequence ATGAATCAGCTGGAACGAGTACAACGGTCGCTCACGAAGAAATCGATGCCCCATTTTGAGATCGGGGACACGGTGCGTGTGCACGTGAAGGTCATTGAAGGCGAGAAGGAACGCATTCAGGTCTATGAAGGGGCGGTCATCGCCCGTAAGGGGACGCTGAACACGGAAATGTTCACCGTACGCAAGGTTTCCTACGGCGTCGGGGTGGAGCGCATTTTCCCGGTGCACTCGCCGATCGTCACCAAGATCGACGTCATGCGCCAGGGAAAAGTCAGACGGGCCAAGCTCTATTATCTCCGTGGCAAGAAAGGCAAGTTCTCCCGCGTGGAGGATCGCGAATTCGTGGCCGAGAGCAAGGCCCAGGCTCCGGCCGCGCGCGCGGAGGAGCCGGCGGGAGCCAAAGTCGAATCCGCGTCTCCCGCGCACGCCTAG
- the rimM gene encoding ribosome maturation factor RimM (Essential for efficient processing of 16S rRNA) — MVAAQDDRVTVGRIERPFGVKGEVKVRPLSDVPGRFDRLKSVSVVGAEGLVRNEEVTHVRRAGASYIMRFAGITTPEAAGLLRGTLIQVPPREKGRAAEPADVFYECDLVGMRVEDEGGRALGTIDALWELPGQHIIVVRDGDRELLIPAVKNFVASVDVLGRRMIVRALEELVEDRDAL, encoded by the coding sequence TTGGTCGCCGCGCAGGACGATCGCGTCACGGTCGGCCGAATCGAACGGCCCTTCGGCGTGAAGGGGGAAGTGAAGGTTCGTCCGTTGAGCGATGTGCCCGGCCGGTTCGACCGGTTGAAGTCCGTGAGCGTCGTCGGGGCGGAGGGGCTGGTTCGTAACGAAGAGGTGACGCATGTGCGGCGCGCCGGCGCGTCTTACATCATGCGTTTTGCCGGCATTACCACGCCCGAAGCCGCGGGCCTGCTGCGCGGAACGCTGATTCAGGTCCCGCCGCGCGAGAAGGGGCGGGCGGCCGAACCGGCCGACGTATTTTACGAGTGCGATCTCGTCGGGATGCGCGTCGAAGATGAAGGGGGCCGAGCGTTGGGAACGATCGACGCGTTGTGGGAACTGCCGGGGCAGCATATCATCGTCGTCCGCGATGGAGATCGCGAGCTCCTCATCCCCGCCGTGAAGAATTTCGTGGCATCGGTCGACGTGCTGGGACGGCGCATGATCGTGCGGGCGCTCGAGGAACTGGTCGAGGACCGCGATGCGTTGTAA